From the genome of Pseudonocardia sp. EC080619-01:
CCGGGTGGAGACGACGAGCGGGCCGCCCGTCACATGAACCGCCCGCCGGTGACCTCGGCCGTCGTGCCCGTCATGTACGACGACAGCGACGACGCGTAGAACAGCGCCACGTTCGCGACCTCGTCGATCTCACCGACCCGCTGCATCGGGATCTCGGACATCTTCTGGTCCCACGCCTTCTGCGGCATCGCCTCGGTCATCGCCGACCGGATCAGGCCCGGCTGGATCGCGTTGACCCGCACCCCGTGGTGGGCCATCTCCTTGGCTGCGGCCTTCGTGAGCCCGACGATCCCCGCCTTCGCCGCCGAGTAGTTGGTCTGCCCGACCATCCCGACCTTCCCGGACAGCGAGCTGATGTTCACGATCGCGCCGGACTTCTGCTCCCGCATCCGTGCGGCGGCGAGCCGGGTGCCGTTCCAGGTGCCCTTGAGGTGGACCTGGATCACCAGGTCGAAGTCGTCCTCCGACATGGTGCGCATCGTGGCGTCGCGGGTGATCCCGGCGTTGTTGACGAAGA
Proteins encoded in this window:
- the fabG gene encoding 3-oxoacyl-ACP reductase FabG, whose amino-acid sequence is MTALLEGRTAVVTGGAQGIGLAIARTYVEHGARVVLGDLDEAAARAAAKELGGEEVAVGVRCDVVSAEEVAALIDTAVTTFGSLDVFVNNAGITRDATMRTMSEDDFDLVIQVHLKGTWNGTRLAAARMREQKSGAIVNISSLSGKVGMVGQTNYSAAKAGIVGLTKAAAKEMAHHGVRVNAIQPGLIRSAMTEAMPQKAWDQKMSEIPMQRVGEIDEVANVALFYASSLSSYMTGTTAEVTGGRFM